A segment of the Micromonospora sediminicola genome:
GGCGGCCGGCGCGCCGCTGGCGGTGTCCCGCACCGGTGGGCTGGCCGAGATCGTCGAGCCGGGCGTGACCGGGATGACCTTCGCCCCGCACGACCCGGACGGCCTCGCCGAGGCGGTGCACGCGCTGCTGTCGGACCGGGAGCGGGCCCGCGCGCTGGCCCGGCGCGCCCGGACCATGGTGCACGAGCAGTACGGCTGGGCCGCCATCGCGTCCCGCACGGCCGCCGCGTACGCCGCCGCGATCGCCGGCGACCCGGCGTTCACCGCGGCCCGGGCCGAGCAGCGCATGGCCGCCGGCCGTGCCCTGCCCGCCCTCCCCGAGGGCAACCTCCTCACCGCCGCCGGCCTGCGGTGAAAGGAAGGGCCCCCTCTTAACGCCTCCGGTAGAGGAAGGGCCCCCTTTTAACACCTCCCGCACGCCTGCACACGCGCACGACAGAGGCCGCCCACCCGAGCCGGGTCGGCGGCCTCTGTCGTCAGCCTGTCTGTTAAGAAGGGGCCCCTCCTCTACCTCAGGCGTTAAGAGGGGGCCCTTCCTTGCACCTCAGCGGTCGGCGGCGGGGAGGTACTCCCGCTCGGCGGCGCCGGTGTAGATCTGCCGCGGACGGCCGATCTTGGTCTCCGGGTCGTTGATCATCTCGCGCCACTGGGCGATCCAGCCCGGCAGCCGGCCCAGCGCGAACAGCACCGTGAACATCTTGGTCGGGAAGCCCATGGCCTTGTAGATCAGCCCGGTGTAGAAGTCCACGTTCGGGTAGAGCCGGCGGGAGACGAAGAAGTCGTCGGCGAGCGCGATCTCCTCCAGCTGCATCGCGAGGTCCAGCAGCGGGTCGGGCTTGGCCATCCGGCCGAGCACGTCCTGGGCGGCCTTCTTCACGATCGCGGCGCGCGGGTCGTAGTTCTTGTAGACCCGGTGGCCGAAGCCCATCAGCTTGACGCCGTCCTGCTTGTCCTTCACCTTCTGCACGAAGGTGCGGACGTCGCCGCCGTCGGCCTGGATCTTCTGGAGCATCTCCAGCACGGCCTGGTTGGCACCGCCGTGCAGCGGGCCGAACAGCGCGTTCACGCCGGCCGAGACCGAGGCGAACAGGTTGGCGTTGCTGGAGCCGACCAGCCGCACCGTGCTGGTGGAGCAGTTCTGCTCGTGGTCGGCGTGCAGGATGAACAGCATGTCCAGCACCCGGGCGACCACCGGGTCGACCTCGTACGGCTCGGCCGGCACGCCGAAGGTCATCCGCAG
Coding sequences within it:
- a CDS encoding citrate synthase; translated protein: MTEVKLDHPGGQLSMPVQSAVEGPAGIGVSKLLKETGMTTYDPGFVNTASCSSAITYIDGDAGILRYRGYPIDQLAEKSSFLEVSYLLIYGELPSQTQLTEFSDRIRRHSLLHEEMRRFFDGFPREAHPMAVLSSAVSAISTFYQDSLDPFDSEHVEMSTIRLMAKVPTIASYAYKKSIGQPLLYPDNSLGYVENFLRMTFGVPAEPYEVDPVVARVLDMLFILHADHEQNCSTSTVRLVGSSNANLFASVSAGVNALFGPLHGGANQAVLEMLQKIQADGGDVRTFVQKVKDKQDGVKLMGFGHRVYKNYDPRAAIVKKAAQDVLGRMAKPDPLLDLAMQLEEIALADDFFVSRRLYPNVDFYTGLIYKAMGFPTKMFTVLFALGRLPGWIAQWREMINDPETKIGRPRQIYTGAAEREYLPAADR